One stretch of Arachis hypogaea cultivar Tifrunner chromosome 20, arahy.Tifrunner.gnm2.J5K5, whole genome shotgun sequence DNA includes these proteins:
- the LOC140183228 gene encoding uncharacterized protein, whose translation MADFLVEVTGNPTEDTDTRWKLHVDRASNQTSRGAGIILESLAGVIYEQSVKFEFPVSNNQAEYEALLGGLVLAQEVGAKRLEVCSDSQVVTSQVNGSYQARDSLLQKYLERVKELSKQFEEVMVQHVPRERNTRADLLSKLASTKPGTGNRSLIQGITKEPAVALHLTKLAPSWMDSIADFLQNGKLPQDEKEAKAVRREAAKYTIIQDQLFKKGLSQPLLKCLHPDQTDYVLREVHEGYCGHHILGKALARKLIRDGYNWPTMMNDSKEFVITRFGFPEIVISDNGTQFTDKKFTEFLTGLEIKQKFSSVEHPQTNGQVESANKIILLGLKKHLDSKKGAWADELASVLWSYRTTEQSSTGKTPFRLTYGVEAVIPVEIGEPSPRLLLAGVEEAVDKDLVDEVREMAHLSEVALKQRIALQYNTKVLRREFEERDLVLRRNDIGPPSPGEGKLAQTGKAPTESKKCLAKAPTSWKDSTAKKSREHGMQVT comes from the exons ATGGCAGACTTCTTGGTGGAAGTAACTGGGAATCCAACCGAGGACACggacacacggtggaagctccatgtagACAGAGCCTCCAACCAGACATCCCGGGGCGCCGGGATCATTTTAGAAAGTCTGGCCGGAGTCATCTATGAACAATCGGTTAAGTTTGAGTTTCCCgtgtcgaacaaccaagcagaatacgaagccctccTAGGGGGTTTGGTTCTAGCTCAGGAAGTCGGGGCCAAGAGGCTGGAAGTATGCAGTGACTCGCAAGTCGTCACTTCGCAAGTGaatggaagctaccaagccagagactcATTACTACAGAAATACTTAGAGAGGGTCAAAGAGCTGAGCAAACAATTTGAAGAGGTCATGGTCCAACACGTTCCAAGGGagaggaacacacgggcagacctcctatccAAGCTGGCGAGCACAAAACCCGGAACCGGCAACCGCTCCCTCATCCAAGGCATCACGAAAGAGCCAGCAGTTGCCCTCCACCTAACTAAATTAGCCCCTTCTTGGATGGACTCCATCGCTGACTTCTTGCAAAACGGCAAACTCCCCCAGGACGAAAAGGAAGCCAAAGCGGTAAGAAGGGAGGCCGCCAAATATACGATCATACAGGATCAGctattcaaaaagggactcagccaaCCTTTGCTGAAGTGTCtgcaccccgaccagacggactacgttctcagagaagtccatgaggggtacTGTGGCCACCATATCCTGGGCAAggccctagcaaggaagctcatccgagATGGATACAACTGGCCGACAATGATGAATGACTCCAAGGAGTTC gtgataacccgtttcggCTTCCCGGAGATCGTCATCTCAGATAACGGGACGCAAttcactgacaagaagttcacAGAGTTTCTCACCGGCTTGGAGATAAAACAGAAGTTCTCCTCAGTtgaacacccccaaacaaacggacaAGTGGAATCTGCAAATAAGATCATCTTACTGGGTCTTAAAAAGCATTTAGATAGCAAAAAAGGCGCGTGGGCTGACGAGCTTGCCTCGGTTCTTTGGTCCTATCGAACAACCGAGCAAAGCTCCACCGGGAAAACCCCCTTCCGCTTAACATACGGGGTTGAAGCAGTGATACCCGTGGAGATCGGAGAGCCAAGTCCGCGGCTACTCCTTGCAGGAGTAGAAGAAGCAGTGGACAAAGACCTGGTAGACGAGGTCAGAGAGATGGCCCACTTGTCAGAAGTAGCGCTGAAACAGAGGATAGCCCTGCAATATAACACCAAGGTCCTCAGAAGGGAATTTGAGGAAAGAGACCTCGTCCTGCGACGAAACGACATCGGACCACCGtccccaggagaaggaaagctggcgcaAACTGGGAAGGCTCCTACAGAGTCAAAGAAGTGTTTGGCAAAGGCCCCTACAAGCTGGAAAGACTCGACGGCAAAGAAATCCCGAGAACATGGAATGCAGGTAACCTAA